A segment of the Lolium perenne isolate Kyuss_39 chromosome 3, Kyuss_2.0, whole genome shotgun sequence genome:
aagttgcaagcctcatgcatagcgtactaatagtgcccgcaccttgtcctaattagcttggactaccggatcatcacaatgcattgtttttaccaagtgtcacaaaggggtacctctatgccgcctgtacaaaggtctaaggagaaagctcgcattggatttctcgctattgattattcttcaacttagacatccataccgggacaacatagacaacagataatggactcctcttttatgcataagcatataacaacatttaataattttctcatttgagatttgaggattattgtccaaaactaaaacttccaccatggagcatggctttagttagcggcccaatgttcttctctaacatatgcatgcttaaccctatggtggtagatctctcttacttcagacaagacgaacatgcatagcaactcacatgaaattcaaccaatgaaaagttgatggcgtccccagtgaacatggttatcgcacaacaagcaacttaataagagataaaatgcataatgacatattcaataccacaatagtttttaagctatttgtcccatgagctatatattgcaaaggtgaatgatggaattttaaaggtagcactcaagcaatttactttggaatggcggaaaaataccatgtagtataggtaggtatggtggacacaaatggcatagtggttggctcaagtattttggatgcatgagaagtattccctctcgatacaaggtttaggctagcaaggcttatttgaaacaaacacaaggatgaaccggtgcagcaaaactcacataaaagacatattgaaaacattataagactctacaccgtcttccttgttgttcaaactcaatactagaaattatctagaccttagagaaaccaaatatgcaaaccaaattttagcatgctctatgtatttcttcattaatgggtgcaaagcatatgatgcaagagcttaatcatgagcacaacaattgccaagtatcacattacccaagacattaatagcaattactacatgtatcattttccaattccaaccatataacaatttaacgaaggagaaacttcgccatgaatactatgagtagaaaccaaggacatacttgtccatatgctacagcggagcgtgtctctctcccataaagtgaatgctaggatccattttattcaaacaaaacaaaaataaaaacaaaccgacgctccaagaaaaagcacataagatgtgatggaataaaaatatagtttcaggggaggaacctgataatgttgtcgatgaagaaggggatgccttgggcatccccaagcttagacgcttgagtcttcttgatatatgcaggggtgaaccaccggggcatccccaagcttagagctttcactctccttgatcatgttgcatcatactcctctcttgatccttgaaaacttcctccacaccaaactcgaaacaactcattagagggttagtgcacattataaattgacatattcagaggtgacacaatcattcttaacacttctggacattgcataatgctactggacattaatggatcaaagaaattcatccaacatagcgaaagaggcaatgcgaaataaaaggcagaatctgtcaaaacagaacagttcgtattgacgaattttaaaatggcaccatacttgctcaaatgaaaatgctcaaattgaatgaaagttgcgtacatatctgaggatcatgcacgtaaattggcttaattttctgagctacctacagggaggtggacccagattcgtgacagcaaagaaatctggaactgtgcagtaatccaaatctagtacttacttttctatcaacggcttaacttggcacaacaaaacacaaaactaagataaggagatgttgctacagtagtaaacaacttccaagacacaaaataaaaacaaagtattgtagtaaaataacacatgggttatctcccaagaagttctttctttatagccattaagatgggctcagcagttttaatgatgcactcgcaagaaatagtatttgaagcaaaagagagcatcaagaggcaaattcaaaacacatttaagtctaacatgcttcctatgcaaaggaatcttgtaaataaacaagttcatgaagagcaaagtgacaagcataggaagataaaatagcttcaaaaatttcagcacatagagaggcattttagtaacatgaaaatttctacaaccatattttcctctctcataataattttcagaggcatcatgaacaaactcaacaatataagtatcacataaagcattcttattcacatgcataaaagtatcattactctccacataagcataatcaattttattagttgtagtgggagcaaattcaacaaagtagctatcattattattctcattatcaaatataggaggcatattgtaatcataatcaaatttatcctccataacaggcggtactaaaagaccaatatctttatcataaataggaggcaaagtatcatcaaagtaaattttctcctcaacgcttgggggaataaaaagatcatgaaaaccagcttccccaagcttagaactttctatattattatcaacaatggtgttcaaagcgttcatactaatattactaccagcatgcaaataagattccataggtttttttaattttcgcatcaaacaatccatgttttaaatcaggaaatagagtaagaagctcattcttgtccattatgccaaactagtgaaataaaaacatgcatgatattaagtaaagtaaaacaagtaactaattttttttgtgtttttgatatagtgcagcaaacaaaatagtaaataaaactaagcaagacaaaaacaaagtaaagagattgagaagtggagactccccttgcagcgtgtcttgatctccccggcaacggcgccagaaatttgcttgatgcgtgtggttggcacgtccgttgggaaccccaagaggaaggtgtgatgcgcacagcggcaagtttccctcagtaagaaaccaaggtttaatcggaccagtaggagtcaagaagcacgttgaaggttgatggcggcgagatgtagtgcggcgcaacaccagtgattccggcgccaacgtggaacctgcacaacacaaccaaaatactttgccccaacgaaacagtgaggttgtcaatctcaccggcttgctgtaacaaagagttaaccgtattgtgtggaagatgattgtttgcagaaaacagtagaacaagtattgcagtagattgtatttcagtaaagagaattggaccggggtccacagttcactagaggtgtctctcccataagacgaacagcatgttgggtgaacaaattacagttgggcaattgacaaataaagagagcatgaccatgcacatacatatcatgatgagtatagtgagatttaattgggcattacgacaaagtacatagaccgtcatccaactgcatctatgcctaaaaagtccaccttcaggttatcatccgaaccccctccagtattaagttgctaacaacagacaattgcattaagtattgcgcgtaatgtaactagtgactacatccttgaacatagcactaatgttttatccctagtggcaacagcacatccataaccttagaggttcttgtcacccctccagattcacggagacatgaacccactatcgagcataaatactccctcttggagttactagcatcaacttggccagagcatctactaataacggagagcatgcaagatcataaacaacacatagacatagctttgataatcaacataacaagtattctctattcatcggatcccaacaaacgcaacatatagaattacagatagatgatcttgatcatgttaggcagctcacaagatccgacaatgatagcacaatggggagaagacaaacatctagctactgctatggacccatagtccaggggtagactactcacgcatcacaccggaggtgaccatggcggcgtagagtcctccgggagatgattcccctctccggcagggtgccggaggcgatctcctggatcccccgagatgggatcggcggcggcggcgtctctggaaggttttccgtatcgtggctctcggtactgggggtttcgtcacggagactttttataggcggaagggcaggtcaagaggcggcacgggggccccacaccacagggccgcgcggccaaggggggggggccgcgccgccctatagtgtggcccctccgtggcccctcttcgtctctccttcggacttctggaagcttcgtggaaaaataggcccctgggctttgatttcgtccaattccgagaatatttccttactaggatttctgaaaccaaaaacagcagaaaacagcaactggcacttcggcatcttgttaataggttagttccagaaaatgcacgaatatgacataaagtgtgcataaaacatgtagataacatcaataatgtggcatggaacataagaaattatcgatacgtcggagacgtatcactcaccaCCACAGATTCATCATCACCACACATTCATCATCACCACACATTCATCCTCATATATTCCAAGTACTGGTAGATATgaaatgctcacataagaaataaaaAGAACTTGGAAATGCCCATATACTGCTAGCACTACAACAAATTTTCAAAACCTGGAGGATATATTATCAAAACCTGGAGCATATAATATTCTCCAGTAATCATATGCTTGTACCAGCACCATACATTCATCACCATTCTCCAACAGAGATAAATAACAAGGAATGATATGTAATTGTCCAACATCAAATAGTAGGATGTAGCATCATCACCACTGCTACTGTAAGAATTATTTCTATAGCATGACAAGCAGCAACATATATAGAGCAGATCCTCAACGGACAACATCAAATTATTTTTATAGCATGACAAACATCAGTAGCATCATCAAATTATTTCTATAGCATGACAAATAGCAGACAGTAGCATCATCAAATTCATGGTCGATCATGGCCAGAGAGGAGAGAGGAAGGGGGCACAGGGGAGAGGGACGGGAGACGCACAAGGGAGAGGCAGGGGAGAGGCAGGGGATCTCACCGACGGTGGCCGAAGAGGGAGGGGGCCacaggggagagggagggagggggagAGGAGGCTCACCAATGGCGGCGCAGAGGACGTCGAGGCAGGGGATCTCACCGACGGCGGCGTAGAGGATCAGTGACGGATATCGGGGCGGCGCCGCCCCCacgccctcctcctccttctcgccGCCGTCCGTGTCGCCGTCCTCCTTGGTGGGCTGGGAGATTTGTGAGGGTGGCGCATCCAcctcggtgcgccacaaaatgtcttatttctgtggtgcACGTGGTactgtgcgccacaaaaatagtgtACCCAATGATTGAGGCTCGCCGGCTGTGGCcccaccttatttttgtggcgcatgcttctttagtgcgccacaaaataagctacttctgtggcgcaccgtatctggtgcgccacataaataaTTTATGTGGTGCACGCAAAATAGGTGGCGCCACAGAATAGCATCCCATCTATAGCTAGTTTCCTACTAGTGGTAGGAGATACCGtgaaacccttggccataaggcatatatgcgaaccatgagataaagatgaggagttacttgaggctccattcaagatcttgtcttgaccaatataaTTTtttgtttcctctacattgttagtcacataacaactagaggaaatagaagcatttttttaTCATGGCGACAAgacaagcaagcatatcatcatgagatttattcaagcaacttacacatgatatgcaaggactatcaacacaagcatgtagatgattTATAGTGCTAGATGTGCTTATGTCCATAGATGAATCATTGCAataagatagagatgaagaatcatcaatagtaagctcagtaTCAACAATGCagatttcatcaccactcaccatatcattacctcgtgtcttgccacacattggttaagtggatgaagatgagaactcatcatggctggaagtggaagcaatgcaatcatccttaataatattggacacatcatatttatcttgaatctttgtccataactcatgagcgctccaaaaaggcaagaaTGAGACAAGACCTACATATCTCATAGAAGTCATAAGATCATTAGAAGCATGCACATTGAGATATaattttttctcatcctctaaagatagattttgggaatccataggaggaagaaaaacctatatctacaatttgctccatatgagggtcaatgtcccgaaaatgactaagcatgcgaaatttccaaacatcataatttgtgccatcgaaTATAAAAGTGTTATCAAGCATGAATcttctagccgacatctttactctcaaggcggtgaagcctaaaatgaGAGATCggactctgataccaattgaaaggaaacggatgtcgcctagggggggtgaataggcggtttaaaactttcacgagatgggcttaacaaatgcggaataaaactagcgattactttgtcaagcccaaagcatatatactatggttcacctatgtgcacccacaacttatgctaagcaactatgtgatagcaagatatataacttcaagcacgatggctatcacaaagtaagtacataagtaaagagctcgagtatagagataaccgaggcacgcgggagaagatgatttatcccgaagttcacactcttgcgagtgctaatatccattggagaggtgcggtggcttagtgctcccgaacaccACAAGAggtctcaccttgaggtgtggttgttcGATgcgcaccaacgccacaaaggcctcaccccaatatATGGTAGTCACACAACATACCGAGTGCCACGaaggcctcaccttattctccggtgacccttgccacaaaggcctaggtcacggttccactaaggaatttccttcgaggcggaaaccgggccttacacaaaggttggggcacacatccacaacttaattggaggctcccaacaaatcaccacaaaggcctagaattcgtctagggttccaagaacccaagagtaacaacattattgctttcaccaccacgaatcttcATGGAaagctcaaaccgatgcaccaaatgcaatggcaagaacaccacaaagatgatcAAATCCTTCTCTTtagaattccaacaaagctacaaaagctattggaggaataagagaggaagaacaaatagaagaacacaaagaactccaagatctagatctagtgtgttcccctcacttagagaggaTATTGATTGGTGAAAATGTAGAtcaagatctcctctctcttttccctcaaatgggggcaaagaatcatggagggattgagagatagagcaagattctcaaagtcaacaatggaggataGAGAGAGAGTGGGAGAAGCAAcaacccaaggaggaagaagggtatttataccccctagaaaatcgagccgttggggaaTACCAGGCCGGAATATCTGGCCTAAGTGAGGGCCGGAAATTCCGCCCCCGCCGGAAATTCTGGCCTGGAAAATGAAATTTCTGACCAAATTTCCGGCGGGGGGATCCAGTAGACCATTTTCTTAGGTCCTTAGCCCTTTTTCGGGGGCCAGAAATTCGTTCCGGCCCGGAAATTCCGGCCTGGAGAAAACTGGCAGCAACAACAAAACTAGAATGACcatagcttgagcatctagactCCAATTTTGATTATCTTGGGcttgtttcgaagctagtaacaaggtcTACAAGATCATATAGGGAACCCTCATATTCCAGTAAGTTAGGATCGAAATAAATGATGAaatgtttgacctatctaaaaacgaCATAccagtaaaacctccaacctagaaaatgcaacaagtttcccatgcaaaaaccattctcgatgaactagagattgtcatgagaataaacacaagcactaaaacatcacatggataatatccaaataacaaccaagaacgatgatgcaaggatgcaaaggtttgagctctccgaaggatacgaccgagttactcactcgagagccctcttgatagtacgacaactaaactagaAACCGGTCTCTCAACTAAGCCACAAGActggtaagaaagaaaccctatcaagagcaaaccttaaccttgtgcattcctcttgagctcgatgatggcgatcttgaccgcaacaagatggaacgcctttcttgattgtgtttgcttgacgaagtcttgtggattgctccccataatccaccacgggagagcttcttcttcggagcatcttcacatatccatgatcaccatatgaatgacaagcttcaagcatgagaataaacacaagcactaaaacttgcacttcatttcttcattcttcgtcatgttgatgtcttgaagctaaacttgagggctcacttcatcttcatcttcaagacatacttgacacttaatATTCttaatcaatttcttcttattgcaaccttgaagccaacatatggttcaagaattgcctatggacaactcctacaaatataactcaatgcaaacattagtccatagggattgtcattaattaccaaaaccacacatgggggatcCATGCACTTTTAGGTGCATACCTTGAGAGCAAACCGACGAGCATCTTGGCTGCACCATGTTGAAAGTAGGCACGACGAAGACATTAAAGACGCTCGAGCGCGCCGCTAGCAAGAGGAGGAAGGCGAGGTGCCGTCGGAAGCGCTGGCTTTGTGCCCGCCGGTGGCGGCGGCTGTTCGGTACAGCGCGACGCAGGGGTCAAAACTGTCGGGAGGAGGTAGATCTACGGCACGGCGGCGAACTCGAGCGGGGGCGGCGGCGAAATCAACCGGCGCCGGAGAAATCGTGCGGCGACGGCGCGTGTGGGGAAATTTTTCCTGCAGTTGGAGCTTCGCGCGCGTGCGAAAAGATGCCGCGCGCTGCAGCCGACGCGTCACATATGGCGCCCCCGATAGGGCAAAACGCAGCGCACACCAAATCTTTTACAACACCGTCGCGGATAGCGCACCCACTGGAGGATAATATTCGTATCCGCACGCTGCATACCGGCGGTTATTATAGCACGGGTGCAGGATAGCGCGCCTGTTGGATATGTCAGACTTTAGCCATTAGCCAGAGACTTAGCTAAGCTCTTGTTTAAGGGCATCTCGAGCGGGACGATGCATTTCGGATGCCAAAACGGACGCATATCGTCCGTTTGTGTTGGGTcgaatggtcgaaatcgaccgtgcgtccgtttgcgtctaggGGTTTCCCCGGCGGGTCGACGCATAATTTTTTCCCCATTGATAAACCCATAATTTAAattaatagtgatacataaaAAGACTTAAAAATGGCCAGCAAGGCCTGCTAAACCTAGCTATGGGCTActgctcgtcgtcgctgacgagtTCGATAAATTCCGGCGTCGGTCATGAAAGCTGGTACGCTGACGGTGGAGGAGGAAGGGTAGCCTGCGACAACTGCGGCTAGACTGTCAGTGGCGCAGGAGGCTGTGGTGAAGGTGGCCATGGATCCCAGGCCGTTTAAGGAGCATGAGTCGAAGCGCGGGCATTGGAACGCGTCGCGTGGCCGGAGGAATCGCCGGtctcccctgcgcgagcgccgACTCGCGAAGTTGGATGGCCAGCCCGTCCCACATAGCGATCTCGTTGAGCTTGTCGAGCTCGCTATTGGCTAGTGCCATGGCAAGGGCTTCCTCCTTGCTAATGTTCGGCGgttgggtctccggatcccacgcggGTACCCGCCGTCGTGGTCATTGTCTCCGCCTTGGACATGGTCGTCCGACGAGGTATGTCACTCGTCCTCGGCTGCATCGtcatcgtcctcgtcctcctcctcatcgtcatcgTTGTCGTCTTCTTCCGTGGCGATCTCGCGGTCGAAGTAGTCGAGGTCGCCGAGGTATCCCGCTCGGTGGTGCGCGTCAAACTTCCACGTCCCGAAcgagatccagttgtaggagttgagcGCGTACGCCGGATCTTCTCGGAGATCGGCCGACAAGATGGCTCGGCAGCGGCACACCTCGTCGCggcgctctcggccctcgcgtggcatggggggaggggggcacgcgcctggagttgaggtaccagcctcCTCCAGACAGGTTAGCGTCTGACCATGGCACCTGCCGGTTTTTCCTCCCAGAGGCGGCGCGCGAACTCGATGCGGACGTACCGCCCTACCCGCGGCTTCTTACCGGACCGTGAGCGGctagcctcgtggtcgttcttggtTTTACGGAACGGCCAagatttcttccccatggcgtcagTCAGGTGGGTACGACGGACTGTGGCAATGGTGTAGTCGAGAAATTGGGCTCCGCCAGCGGACATTTAAAAGGCTCggacgccatctcgccttcaatggctTGCCACTGCGACGACGCCGACCAGCGCACGCGCGTGGAAGCCGAGGCGCGCCATTTGCGGCCCTGAAAAGCTGCAGTGTGCCGCCCGTAAATCATGCCGCGCTAAAGACGAAGCATCTGTGCCGccgccaggcgggcccgtgcgagaAGCGTGCGGACGACCTAGCTGCCCGCGCAGACGCAACGTGCCGCATATTTGGGCAGCGTTTGCATTTTCGCGGACGGCCCGAATACTATGCGTGGTGCCGCTGGAACAGGATACATCTGCATTTTTGGTTTGAGCTGatcgtgacgtgacgtgacgcgtccgtttgggtcgccacATTGGAGATGGCCTAATGGAATCCtcattttttctgttttaaaAAAAGGACAGAGAGACAAATATGGAAACTTTCCTTTGACATGAACAAACACGGAAACCCGACGGAAAGCGAGGGCCAAAAGTTGCACAGGGACATCTTGGCGTCCTCCGATTGGCTCCGCGAAGTAACTCGGCCGTGGAACCGGTCCCCATCCAAATCCACCCTGATCTCGGTCCAACTGTCGTCCCCACCGAATCCGCTCTGATCTCGGCCCCAGCTGTGGTCCCCGCCGAATCCAGCATGATCTCGGTCCTAAACCGTTTTGATTGTGAATAATCAGTTATTATCCCCTGATCTCATCGTGTCTAATCAAAGCAATCCCGAAGTCTCCGTCAACGAGCGGTCTCGTAACGAGCCGGGAAGATCTCCACGGAGCACGGTAGACACACGCCGCCGATTTCGGCTGGGAGAACGATCGGGAGGAGCAAAGCAGTCAAGTACCATGGGGATTATGCTATCTTCCTTGCGCTGTTGTTCTAGCTCCGTTGCTTCTGTCACGTTGCCACACGACGTGATCTTCGACATCCTGTCATGGTTACCCGTAAAGTCCTTGTGCCGCTTCCGATGCGTCTCCAGAGAGTGGCAAACCCTTATCTCCGACCCGGCTTTTGTTGCCGTGCTTAAGTCACGAGTCGAGCCGCTCCTCGCCGTCGACCACAGCAAGGTGCCATCCTTGCGGTTGATGGACATGGATGGCAACGTTGTGAGAGTAATCAATGATGTCGGTTGGTTCTTGACGTCTATCTGCATTGCCACCGATGACCATGTATGTGTTATCGGTGACCATGGCAACGAACAAGTCGCGAGGATAATCGACCTTGCTACTAAGAAGGTGCTCGTGACCTGCTTAAAGGGCCGTACTCAGGGCTTTGGCCGCGCCGCTCCGTCAGGAGCTTACAAGGTCGTGTGCCTTGGTGATCATATATGCGAGGTCCTCACGGTAGGAGATGGTGTCGGGTGGAGACATAAGGAACCACACCCTACAAATGCCTCGTATAGAAACCGCCCTGTGGTGGTCAATGGTGTGCTACATCTATTGGTGGCACCACAACCCGATGGAGACATCATATTATGCTTCGACCTCGAGAGCGAGGATTGGAAGAAGGGGATCAAAGGCCCACCAAATGTGAAACTCCAGGATAGTAAAATCAGCTTAGGCGAGCTTAATGGTGCCCTAT
Coding sequences within it:
- the LOC127339872 gene encoding F-box protein At5g10340-like, producing the protein MGIMLSSLRCCSSSVASVTLPHDVIFDILSWLPVKSLCRFRCVSREWQTLISDPAFVAVLKSRVEPLLAVDHSKVPSLRLMDMDGNVVRVINDVGWFLTSICIATDDHVCVIGDHGNEQVARIIDLATKKVLVTCLKGRTQGFGRAAPSGAYKVVCLGDHICEVLTVGDGVGWRHKEPHPTNASYRNRPVVVNGVLHLLVAPQPDGDIILCFDLESEDWKKGIKGPPNVKLQDSKISLGELNGALCMAQGETNNTYSGCTNIWILRDLDKSIWVKKYTIPLDSAMYYRMTPLRVLRGDRKLLFYLRIKMGGERVLKIYDPCYSRCADALKTLEHHSSSISICSLNLEHF